CTTGGTGCAGCGAAGCCCAAAGGCGATTTTGAACGCGGAATGTATGGTGTTCTGGGGCTTACCGAAAAAGAGTTCGAAAAGATTGCGGAAAAGGACCTTCAAAAACGGTATTCTTTTGTATTTATTATTGCCGATACGTATCTGCTCTGGGCCGGAATTATGCTTTTATTTATAGTTGGCCTTGTTGTAACCAGAATCAGAAATAGAAAGAAATTAGAAGAAATTGGTGATAGTGAAGATACGGTCAGTGGAGAAAATCGGGAAAATACTCTTTCTAATAAATAGATGAATTGCGAGAAAATAGGACAATATATATTTTATATAATATTAAGTAGAAAGATAATCCTCACAGACAGTTACAAAGCGAATGTGCGTGGCATCCAGATTTATTCTTATTATTACATTAATTATTAGTGGCGCTCTTCCTTTATGGGCCGATGAAACCCTTGGGGATGCCTGGCGGGAGTATAATTACCAGAACTGGCACAAAGCCGATCAGCTCTTTTCCCAGATAATTAAAGAGAGTCAATCTCCCGATGAAGTGATTCAGGCGAAAATCGGGCAGGCCATGATCGTTCATTTCCGGATACCCGGCGGCAAGCCCGATAAAGCATTAGATATGTATAATGAGATTCTCCATGAGATCGGACCTTCGCATAAGGTTTCATCGAATTTGTATCTGCTTATGGGAAGAGCTTATATGGGATTCAATGAACCGGATACGGCTTCGGCAAAAAAACATTTCGAGTGGATTTTTGCACATGATGCCGGATCGAATGAAGCTCACGAAGCAGCGCTTGAAATGGCATTTATAAAATCGTATGTTCACGACCGCGACTATATCATTGAAGCCATAAATTATCTGCAGAATTATTGCACCAGGTATCCCGAGAATCCACTGGTCGGCACAATGATGGGTTTTTGTGCCAATCTGGCCATCAATGTCAAAGAATACGAAAAAGCCAGGCAATACCTGGTCGCCTGGGACAGTATCGGCGTAATGAATGTCAGGTATAAATCCGCCGTTGTTTATCAGATAGCCCGTATGTCCGAAGAGGCTTTGAATGATACGGCAACTGCGGTCAAATATTATAAAAAGCTTGTCACCGAATACGAAAGTGACAATCGTCTTTACTTCAGTCAGCTTCGTCTGAAAGCGCTCGGAGCTGAAATTCCCGGCGAAGATATTGTCTCCGATGAAATCATGAACAGCTATGTTTCCGAGGAGAAGCCCAATGAATAAAAAAAAGAAAGCCGGAGGTTCACGGGTAATCAATGGGGTGGGGCTTTTTGTTATAGCGGTTGCCTATGTCAGTGCCATATATAATACTTTTACTGTCAAGCGGGAGATGGAGTGGGGCGGCAAGAAAATTATTCGTATCAGTCACTGGCAGCTTGAAGCTGGATTCAGGGAAGCTTTCGACTGGGTTATTAAAGAGTACGAAAAAATTCATCCGGACTACAAAGTAATCCAGCTTGCAATCAACGACCGCACCTACAAGCAGTTTATGACTACGCAGCTTATCGGGGGAACCGCACCCGACCTCATTCAGCTCGGACGGTTTAAAGGATCCGGTGAAAATGTCAATGCCCGATTCTTTTATCCGCTGTCCGAAGAGGTTTTCAAGCCCAATCCGTATAATGCAGATAACGAATTAAAAGAGATGCCCTGGATTTATACATTCAAGCATGGTCTCGAATTCAACTGGGATGAGAATAATCTGGATTATTATTCGATCGGGGTCAGTGCTGTCTCTCAGCGCATGGCGTACAATAAAACGTTATTAAAGAAAATCACCGGAAAGAGCAAGCCGCCCCGGAATTTCCGCGAGCTTATCGATCTCTGCGAACAGATTAAAGAGTATTCGGAAAAAACAGGCGACAATATTTTTCCCATAGCGTCATCGCGCTATCAGGGAAAGAAAGTCATGAGCCGGCTTGCCGGTTCGGTTGGCGTAGAAGATATCGCTCAGAAGATCGATCGCAATTTTGACTATGAAGAAGATATCGGATATGAAGCCTTTTTGAGCTGGATGGAGAAAGACGTCGGTTTTAATGCAAAAGAAGATTCCATTGGACAGGTGATTGCCGATGAAATTTCTCAATATTTTGAGCCGGGATTTATGGCCAAAGGCAGAATGGATGCGGCGTTTTCATTCATTCAGCAGAAATCTCTCATGATAGCGGCCGGCTCATGGGATGCCAACACACTGGTGCAGCAGTCAAAGGATGCGGGTTTTGTAATAGGATTTACCGATTTTATTCGTGTTTCCAGAGATCATCCTAA
The genomic region above belongs to Chitinivibrionales bacterium and contains:
- a CDS encoding extracellular solute-binding protein is translated as MFPRRSPMNKKKKAGGSRVINGVGLFVIAVAYVSAIYNTFTVKREMEWGGKKIIRISHWQLEAGFREAFDWVIKEYEKIHPDYKVIQLAINDRTYKQFMTTQLIGGTAPDLIQLGRFKGSGENVNARFFYPLSEEVFKPNPYNADNELKEMPWIYTFKHGLEFNWDENNLDYYSIGVSAVSQRMAYNKTLLKKITGKSKPPRNFRELIDLCEQIKEYSEKTGDNIFPIASSRYQGKKVMSRLAGSVGVEDIAQKIDRNFDYEEDIGYEAFLSWMEKDVGFNAKEDSIGQVIADEISQYFEPGFMAKGRMDAAFSFIQQKSLMIAAGSWDANTLVQQSKDAGFVIGFTDFIRVSRDHPKYGKYVKLKTAESRKGNNVPFGLCRFSKYPDVALDFLKFFSSQEIAGEFCRRAGWLCAIRGAENVDFLKPFEPDYRGLPTGKGVKYAGQQTQAMAGQLEWQLQSGDIDYSEYITKFTNRYPDYAMKDFLGHMNNFKNSLVPASHDLSDVSLMMKFNDDPSQEPRMLQRLKYKNEAYATFWVKLQGTVYDMVNITTHKENKRIQSVKETSHFNTFMKEFPNLPETGRN
- a CDS encoding tetratricopeptide repeat protein, yielding MCVASRFILIITLIISGALPLWADETLGDAWREYNYQNWHKADQLFSQIIKESQSPDEVIQAKIGQAMIVHFRIPGGKPDKALDMYNEILHEIGPSHKVSSNLYLLMGRAYMGFNEPDTASAKKHFEWIFAHDAGSNEAHEAALEMAFIKSYVHDRDYIIEAINYLQNYCTRYPENPLVGTMMGFCANLAINVKEYEKARQYLVAWDSIGVMNVRYKSAVVYQIARMSEEALNDTATAVKYYKKLVTEYESDNRLYFSQLRLKALGAEIPGEDIVSDEIMNSYVSEEKPNE